A stretch of Carnobacteriaceae bacterium zg-C25 DNA encodes these proteins:
- a CDS encoding TIGR01906 family membrane protein, whose amino-acid sequence MKKRDILASIILILTIMTGAIFMTMVFKPLFTWQLQAIDTQYLLGLTHDQVVHNYDELLNYLLNPFVSVLKMSDIPTSPSGAFHFYEVKNLFLLNNVVFLGGVVASIGALRYIAKQQRWQVFAQIGKIITFLPVAVVILIATSFNYWFVVFHQVAFGNNDWLFDPSTDPIIHVLPESFFLSCAVLIFAIMELCFIVWWQYARYEEKQLYR is encoded by the coding sequence ATGAAAAAAAGAGATATTTTAGCCAGTATTATTCTTATTTTAACGATTATGACGGGTGCCATTTTTATGACCATGGTGTTTAAACCGTTATTTACATGGCAACTACAAGCAATTGACACACAATACTTACTTGGATTAACACACGATCAAGTCGTGCATAATTATGATGAACTATTAAATTATTTGTTAAATCCATTCGTATCCGTATTGAAAATGAGCGACATTCCAACGTCCCCAAGTGGCGCGTTTCATTTTTACGAAGTGAAAAATTTATTTTTATTGAATAACGTTGTTTTTTTAGGTGGTGTTGTCGCATCGATAGGCGCATTGCGTTATATCGCCAAACAACAGCGCTGGCAAGTGTTCGCCCAAATTGGAAAAATCATTACCTTTTTACCAGTAGCGGTAGTGATCCTTATTGCGACAAGTTTTAATTATTGGTTTGTTGTTTTTCATCAAGTGGCATTTGGCAACAACGATTGGTTGTTTGATCCGTCAACAGACCCGATTATTCACGTATTACCAGAATCGTTTTTCTTGAGTTGTGCCGTATTGATTTTTGCGATTATGGAATTGTGTTTTATCGTGTGGTGGCAATATGCCCGTTATGAAGAAAAACAGTTGTACCGTTAA
- a CDS encoding LysR family transcriptional regulator, translating into MDIKQLHYFIEIFESGGFSKASRNLFLTQPTLSAAMKKLESECNTKLFHFQNNKIVLTQAGQFLYQRSKTLVEEFQQLTLDMQQFQHIDHEKITVGLPTLFAMQFMPVFSKFMLDHPNVDLTLTQGGSKNLQAQLASGEIDIGILSFPKYEDSITIDPFKSERGYTPCIVAPANHPIAKNNSLSFNDLKNEQFSSFSQRFILGRYLKKRAKECQFTPKIIYTDDNWEVLLSSVNQLNSVCLMAKEYQDYYNNNDLKWIPIENDSIHIPIGVAYRQNYPYSQNISLLIQTLRAL; encoded by the coding sequence ATGGATATTAAACAATTACACTACTTTATTGAAATTTTTGAATCTGGTGGTTTTTCAAAAGCATCGCGTAATTTATTTTTGACACAACCAACATTATCTGCAGCCATGAAAAAATTGGAATCGGAATGCAACACTAAACTGTTCCATTTTCAAAATAATAAAATTGTGCTTACCCAAGCGGGCCAATTTTTGTATCAGCGTAGTAAAACACTTGTAGAAGAATTTCAGCAATTGACACTGGATATGCAACAATTTCAGCATATCGACCATGAAAAAATCACTGTAGGTCTACCCACTTTATTCGCCATGCAATTTATGCCTGTTTTTTCAAAATTTATGTTAGATCACCCTAACGTTGACTTAACGTTAACACAAGGGGGATCAAAAAATTTACAAGCACAGTTGGCTAGTGGTGAAATTGATATTGGCATTTTATCGTTCCCAAAATATGAAGATAGCATTACCATCGATCCTTTTAAAAGTGAGCGTGGTTATACACCTTGTATCGTTGCTCCAGCGAATCACCCTATTGCTAAAAATAATAGCTTATCCTTTAATGATTTAAAAAATGAACAGTTTTCATCTTTTTCACAACGCTTTATTTTAGGTCGCTATTTAAAAAAACGTGCCAAAGAATGTCAGTTTACACCAAAAATTATTTATACCGATGACAACTGGGAAGTTTTATTATCGAGTGTCAATCAGTTAAATAGTGTTTGCTTAATGGCAAAAGAATATCAAGACTATTACAACAACAATGATTTAAAATGGATTCCGATAGAAAATGATTCTATCCACATTCCCATTGGTGTGGCGTATAGACAAAATTATCCTTATTCACAAAATATTTCACTACTCATTCAAACGTTACGAGCGCTCTAG
- a CDS encoding 2-dehydropantoate 2-reductase, protein MKIIIAGAGAMGMRFGLMLHEANNEVVLVDGWKEHVDTINAHGLKANFNGEEKTVPLKAYLKDEVDASLRADLIILFTKAMQLDGMLKSIQSVITPETNVLCLLNGIGHEEIIEKYVKRERILIGNTMWTAGMEGPGRAKLFGNGSIALQELHGGDATVAKDICKVLSDAQLNAEYSENIRFAIYKKACVNGTMNSLCTLLECNMAQLGETATAHDMLMGIVSEFSKVAKHENVDLPVEETVNYIETACYNRETIGLHYPSMHQDLVKNHRLTEIDCINGAIVSKGQKYGVPTPYCQLITQLIHAKEVVLEAK, encoded by the coding sequence ATGAAAATTATTATTGCAGGTGCAGGAGCGATGGGAATGCGCTTTGGTTTAATGTTGCACGAAGCGAATAACGAAGTGGTTTTAGTAGATGGATGGAAAGAACATGTTGATACGATTAACGCACATGGATTAAAAGCGAATTTTAATGGAGAAGAAAAAACGGTGCCATTAAAAGCGTATTTAAAAGATGAGGTGGATGCATCATTACGTGCCGATTTAATTATTTTATTTACAAAAGCAATGCAGTTAGACGGCATGTTAAAGAGCATTCAAAGTGTTATCACACCAGAAACAAACGTTTTATGTTTGTTAAACGGTATTGGACATGAAGAAATCATTGAAAAATATGTGAAACGTGAACGCATTCTAATTGGAAACACAATGTGGACAGCCGGCATGGAAGGACCAGGTCGTGCTAAATTGTTTGGTAACGGATCTATTGCATTACAAGAATTGCACGGTGGAGATGCCACTGTTGCCAAAGATATTTGTAAAGTGTTATCAGATGCCCAATTAAATGCAGAGTATTCTGAAAATATTCGCTTTGCTATTTATAAAAAAGCATGTGTGAACGGAACAATGAATAGCTTATGTACATTATTAGAATGTAATATGGCGCAATTAGGTGAAACCGCAACAGCACACGACATGTTAATGGGTATTGTCAGTGAATTTTCAAAAGTGGCTAAACATGAAAATGTTGATTTACCAGTTGAAGAAACTGTAAATTATATCGAAACAGCTTGTTACAATCGTGAAACAATTGGACTACACTACCCATCAATGCATCAAGATTTAGTGAAAAATCACCGTTTAACAGAAATTGACTGTATCAATGGAGCGATTGTAAGTAAAGGACAAAAATACGGCGTGCCTACACCATATTGCCAATTGATTACACAACTCATTCACGCTAAAGAAGTTGTATTAGAGGCTAAATAA
- a CDS encoding PTS transporter subunit IIC: MNTEKISGKDFFNRLLAGTALGVIIGLIPNAVLSAILKYFSSNTIAAQVIQIAVIFQLATPLIIGALIGLQFKFKPLQTMVVAGVSFVSSGVVKFDASLGKYVGAGTGDLINTMLAAGIAVVVLLWVQDKFGSVSIVALPIVVGCGVSFIGLMLLPFVAKFTATIGNIINTFTTFQPIIMSILIGCSFAFIIISPISTVAIGLAIQLNGVSAGAAAMGIAATTAVLVIHSLRVNKGGVTLAIALGAMKMMMPNLFKYPIILVPCLTTAIVSAIPVALFSISGVPSSAGFGLVGLVGPLASLDAGLNIALVAICWFVVPFVSAIATQIVFEKILKLYDSSVVFKFQG, translated from the coding sequence ATGAATACAGAAAAAATATCAGGTAAAGATTTTTTTAACCGATTACTTGCAGGAACAGCGTTAGGGGTAATTATTGGTTTAATTCCAAATGCCGTTTTATCTGCGATTTTAAAATATTTTAGTAGTAACACGATTGCAGCACAAGTGATTCAAATTGCTGTCATCTTCCAATTGGCTACACCACTTATTATTGGTGCTTTAATTGGTTTGCAATTTAAATTTAAACCGCTACAAACAATGGTTGTAGCAGGTGTCAGCTTTGTATCATCAGGTGTCGTGAAATTCGATGCATCATTAGGTAAATATGTCGGCGCCGGTACAGGTGATTTAATCAATACCATGTTAGCTGCCGGTATTGCTGTTGTGGTATTGTTGTGGGTACAAGATAAATTTGGCTCTGTATCCATTGTTGCCTTACCAATTGTCGTTGGTTGTGGGGTATCATTTATTGGGTTAATGTTATTGCCGTTTGTTGCTAAATTTACAGCCACTATCGGAAACATTATTAACACATTTACAACGTTCCAACCAATTATCATGTCTATTTTAATTGGATGTTCTTTCGCCTTTATCATCATTTCACCAATATCAACCGTAGCAATCGGTTTAGCCATTCAATTAAATGGTGTATCTGCCGGTGCAGCCGCAATGGGTATCGCTGCAACAACAGCCGTTTTAGTCATCCATTCATTACGTGTTAATAAAGGTGGGGTAACATTAGCTATTGCTTTAGGGGCGATGAAAATGATGATGCCAAACTTGTTTAAATATCCAATCATTTTAGTGCCTTGTTTAACAACAGCCATTGTATCTGCTATTCCAGTTGCGCTATTTTCAATTAGTGGTGTACCATCTTCAGCTGGGTTTGGTTTAGTTGGTTTAGTTGGGCCATTAGCGTCATTAGATGCCGGATTAAACATTGCCTTAGTAGCAATTTGTTGGTTTGTTGTGCCATTTGTTAGTGCCATTGCCACTCAAATTGTATTTGAAAAAATATTGAAATTATACGATTCATCTGTTGTCTTTAAATTCCAAGGATAA
- a CDS encoding heavy-metal-associated domain-containing protein, with protein MRQIVQITGMSCAHCAARVQKALETLTKSPVEMDLQQQTATIHTNELFDLTQIKNCLNDIGYDVKS; from the coding sequence ATGAGACAAATCGTACAAATTACAGGAATGAGTTGCGCGCATTGTGCTGCACGTGTCCAAAAAGCGTTAGAAACACTTACAAAATCACCAGTTGAAATGGATTTACAACAACAAACAGCAACCATTCATACCAATGAACTGTTTGATTTAACACAAATTAAAAATTGTTTAAATGATATAGGGTATGATGTGAAATCATAA